Within the Synechococcales cyanobacterium CNB genome, the region GCCCGGGGCAAGGCGCAGGGCGAGGTAAGACGCATGGATGTCCCCGTCTACAACACGAAGGGCGACGAGGTCGCGACGCTCAACATCGACGAGCAGTCCCTGGGCGGGACGGTGAATGCCGCGCTGATCAAGCAGGCGTACGTGATGTACCATGCCAATCTTCGGCAGGGTTCGTCGCGGACGAAGAACCGCCACGAGGTCGAAGGCTCGACGAAGAAGATCTACAAGCAGAAGGGCACGGGCCGGGCGCGCCACGGCGACCGGAAGGTGCCGCAGTTCCGCGGCGGCGGGCACGCCTTCGCCAAGCGTCGGACTCGTGAGGACTACCACCTCTCGATGCCGACGAAGATGCGGCGCAAGGCGAACCGCAACGCGCTGCTGGCGAAACTGGTGGACAACGAGGTGCGCGTGGTGGACGACCTGGCCTTCGCCGAGCCGAAGACCAGGTCGTTTGTCGATCTGCTCGGCGCATTGAAGGTTGATCGCAGCGCGCTGGTCGCGCTCTCGGGCGACCGCGAGCGGCAGCGGAACGCCGCGCTCTCGGCGCGGAACATCGACGGCGTGACGCTCTGCCGTTCCGACCAGCTGACGTGCTTCAACATGCTGAACCACCGCTACCTGGTGATCGGTCGGCGGGAGTTGGAGTCGTGGCTGAACGGGCCGAGCAGCCAGACGGGCAAGTCGGCGAAGGTCGAGCCAATGGGCCGCGCAAAGGCGGGCGGGGAGGCGAAGTGATGAACCCTGCGGACGTGATCAAGCGGCCGCTGCTGACCGAGAAGTCCACGCTCGGGATGAACGAGCGCGGGCACTACGCGTTCGTGATCGACCGCCGCGCGTCGAAGACGGACGTGAAGCGGGCGGTCGAGACGCTGTACGGCGTGAAGGTCGAGCGGGTGTGGACGCAGAACCAGAAGGGCCGGCGGCGCCGCCTGCGGTACGGGTGGGTCAAGGAGCCGGTGGTGAAGAAGGCGAGCGTTCGTCTGGCGGAGGGCCAGTCGATCGAGTTGTTCTGAGGTGATTGACGATGCCGATCCGCACATACAAACCGACGAGCGCCGGACGCCGCAACGCCTCCGTGAACACGCACGCGGAAGTGACAAAGAAGCGGCCCGAGAAGTCGCTTGTGCGTCCGCTCCGCAAGAAGGGCGGGCGGAATCACCACGGGATCATCACCTCACGCGGACGGGGCGGCGGCGTGAAGCGGATGTATCGCCTCATCGACTTCCGGCGCAAGGACCGCGACGGCATCGAGGGTAAGGTCATCGGTGTCGAGTACGATCCCAACCGCTCCTGCCACATCGCGTTGATCGAGTACGCGGACGGCGTGAAGCGGTACATTCCCGCGCCTGCCGGGCTGAAGGTGGGGCGCACGGTCGTGTGTTCCAGCAGCGGTCCGGTCGAGCCCGAGCCGGGCAACGCGATGCCGTTGCGGTACATTCCGACCGGCCTGGAAGTGCACTGCGTGGAGATCACGCCGGGCAAGGGTGGGCAGATGTGCCGATCGGCCGGGACGAGCGCGCGGCTGAGCAACCGCGAGGGCGGCTTCGCCACGCTCGTGCTGCCGAGCGGTGAAATCCGGCGCGTGCCTGCGGACTGCCGGGCCACGATCGGCGCGGTCGGCAACGCGGACCACCAGAACCGTCGCCTTGGCAAGGCGGGGCTGACGCGCAAGCTGGGCCGCCGCCCGATCACACGCGGCGTCGCGAAGAGCCACCACGCCCACCCGCTGGGCGGCGGCGAGGGCCGCTCGAAGAGCAACCGTGCGCCGTGCGGTCCGACTGGCGTGCCGGCCAAGGGTGGGAGCACTCGCAATCGGAAGCAGCACAGCGAGAAGATGATCATCCGTCGTCGGTACAGCCGCCGTTACGGGCAGTTGAAGTGATCTGAAGGACGAGGCACATGGGACGCAGTCTGAAGAAAGGCCCGTACGTCGTGGAGAAGCTCTACCGGAAGGTGGAGCGTCTGAACCAGCAGAACAAGCGCGAGCCGGTGAAGACGTGGTCGCGTCGCTGCACGATCGTGCCGGAGTTCGTGGGGCACACGTTCAAGGTGCACAACGGTCGGGTGTTCATCGACGTGTTCGTCACCGAGGACATGGTGGGGCACAAGCTGGGCGAGTTCAGCGCGACCCGCACGTTCCGCGGGCACACGAACAAGAAGGAAGGCATCAAGGCGGGCGAGTCCGCCTGAGGCGGACGAAGCAGCAGAGGGACCGTGCCGTGAGGATTCGAGGCGACAAACTGAGACTGCTGGCTGAGCAGAGCGGCGTGACGGCCGACGAGTTGGCGCGCGCGGTCGAGCGGACGGGCCTCAAGGGCGACCGGGCCGCGACCGCCGTGCGGAACTGGATGTCCGGGCGCGATCACCCCCGCTGCAAGGCCGCCGACGTGGCGAGACTGGCCGAGTCGCTCGGGTGCGAGGTTCGCGACCTGGCCCGGTTCACGAGCAGCGTGCGGTACAGCCGCGGCAGCACCCGCAAGGCCCGGCTGGTGGCGGACATGGTCCGCGGGCGCACGGTCGAGGACGCGCTGAACGTGCTCGCGTTCAGCCCGAAGCGTGCGGCGACGAACGTTCGCAAGGCGCTCTCTGCGGCCGTGGCGGACGCGGAAGCGGCGGAAGCGGACGTCGGCAACCTGATCGTCGCCGAGAGCCGCGTGGACGAAGGGGCGCAGATCAAGCGGTTCCGTCCGAAGGACCGCGGTCGTGCCCACCAGATCATCAAGCAGACGAGCCACATCACGATCGGCGTGGAGGAGCGCGGCTGATGGGACAGAAGACGCACCCGTTCGGACTGAGGCTCGGCATCACGGAGGCGCACCGTTCGCGGTGGTATGCGCCGAAGGCGCTCTACGGGGAACTGCTGGTCGAGGACGAGAAGATTCGCCAGCATCTTGACAAGCGTCTGAACCGGACCCCGCCGAACGCCGCGGTGTCGGACATCCACATCGAGCGCACCCGCGAGGAACTGAAGGTCATCATCCGGACGGCGCGCCCGGGTCTGGTGATCGGCCCGAAGGGTGCCGAGGTCGAGCGCATCACGCAGGAACTGGCGTACATGACGGGCCGGAAGGTGGCGATCTCGATTATCGAGATCAAGCAGCCGGACCTGGACGCGCAGCTGGTGGCCGAGGGCGTGGCGGAGCAGCTGGCCAAGCGGGCGGCGTTCCGTCGCGTGGTCAAGACTCGGGCCGAGGGCGTGATGCAGGCCGGCGCGAAGGGCGTGAAGATCCTGATCTCGGGCCGATTGGGCGGCGCTGAGATGAGTCGCCAGCTGGACGTGCGTCTCGGTTCGCTGCCGCTGAGCACGCTGCAGGCGCATGTGGACTATGGGTTCGCCGAGGCTCGGACGGGCTACGGCGTGATCGGTGTGAAGGTGTGGATCTACCGCGGGATGTACGACGAGCAGCAGACCGAAGAAGAGAGCGCGTCGCGTGCGGCGGGCGCGAGGCCGCGGGCGCGCGGTCGTCACTGAGACACGGAACGAGCAGCAGCGGAGATTGACGGATGCCTCCCTACAAGATTCCCAAGCGAGTGAAGTACCGCAAGGAGTTCCGGCGCGTGCGCGATCGCCGCGCGACGAAGGGGAACTACGTCGCGTTCGGGGACTATGGCCTGCAGGCGCTCGAAGGGTGCTGGCTGCCGTCGAACGTGATCGAGGCTGGGCGTATCGCCGCCCAACACCTGCTGAAGCGCGAGGGCAAGCTGTTCATCCGCGTGTTCCCGGACAAGCCCATCAGCAAGAAGCCGCTGGAGACCCGCATGGGCACCGGCAAGGCGGACGTGGAGTACTGGGCGGCGCGGGTGCGTGCGGGGACGATGCTCTTCGAGATCGCGGGCGTGCCGGAGGACGTGGCGAAGCAGGCCTTGTCGCGAGTGGCGATGAAGATGCCGGTGCGGTGCCGGTTCGTGGGCCGGCGGATCACGGCGTGAGGAGGTCGGCGCGATGACAGGCCCTGAGATCAGGCGGATGAAGGACGAGGAACTGACGATCGAACTGCGCACGCTGCGCGAGAAGCTGTTCAGGATGCGGACGCAGGCCGCGAGCGAGAAGATCGAGGACACGTCGCTCTTCCGGAAGGTGCGGCGTGACATCGCGAGGCTGGAGACGGAGCGGAGCCGGCGCAGGGCGTCGGTCGGGGCGAGAGCGTGACCGGCGGATCGGCTGAGGACCATCGACGATGAGCGAAGCGAAGACGGAATCCAGGACGACGAAGATCGGCGTGGTCGAGACCGACGGGCGCGACAAGACGCGCAAGGTGGTCGTGCGGTTCACCGCGCGGCACCCGAAGTACGGAAAGTACGTGCAGCGGCGGACGGTGCTGCACGTGCACGATCCCGAGAACGAGAGCCGCCGGGGAGACGTGGTGGAGGTGACGCAGTGCCGCCCTGTGAGCAAGACGAAGCGGTGGCGTCTGGTCCGGGTCGTGGAGCGCAAGAGCGAGCGCCTGATCGAGGGCGCGTGAGAACGGGTTGAGGTGCCGTCATGCTGCAGCAGGAATCCAGGTGCGAGGTCGCGGACAACTCGGGCGCGAAGATCGCGTACGTCATCAAGGTGTACGGCGGCTCGACGCGACGCGGCGGTTTCCGCCGGCGGACGGCGGGCGTGGGCGACCGGGTGCTCGTAAGCGTGAAGAAGGCGCTGCCCGGGGCCGAGGTGA harbors:
- the rplD gene encoding 50S ribosomal protein L4 → MPTKPPGGNRRRMRPVAWRVAGRQPSRSRPGPHRGSPMAREGNRGGRIGEPGEARGKAQGEVRRMDVPVYNTKGDEVATLNIDEQSLGGTVNAALIKQAYVMYHANLRQGSSRTKNRHEVEGSTKKIYKQKGTGRARHGDRKVPQFRGGGHAFAKRRTREDYHLSMPTKMRRKANRNALLAKLVDNEVRVVDDLAFAEPKTRSFVDLLGALKVDRSALVALSGDRERQRNAALSARNIDGVTLCRSDQLTCFNMLNHRYLVIGRRELESWLNGPSSQTGKSAKVEPMGRAKAGGEAK
- a CDS encoding 50S ribosomal protein L23, which translates into the protein MNPADVIKRPLLTEKSTLGMNERGHYAFVIDRRASKTDVKRAVETLYGVKVERVWTQNQKGRRRRLRYGWVKEPVVKKASVRLAEGQSIELF
- the rplB gene encoding 50S ribosomal protein L2; the protein is MPIRTYKPTSAGRRNASVNTHAEVTKKRPEKSLVRPLRKKGGRNHHGIITSRGRGGGVKRMYRLIDFRRKDRDGIEGKVIGVEYDPNRSCHIALIEYADGVKRYIPAPAGLKVGRTVVCSSSGPVEPEPGNAMPLRYIPTGLEVHCVEITPGKGGQMCRSAGTSARLSNREGGFATLVLPSGEIRRVPADCRATIGAVGNADHQNRRLGKAGLTRKLGRRPITRGVAKSHHAHPLGGGEGRSKSNRAPCGPTGVPAKGGSTRNRKQHSEKMIIRRRYSRRYGQLK
- the rpsS gene encoding 30S ribosomal protein S19, whose translation is MGRSLKKGPYVVEKLYRKVERLNQQNKREPVKTWSRRCTIVPEFVGHTFKVHNGRVFIDVFVTEDMVGHKLGEFSATRTFRGHTNKKEGIKAGESA
- a CDS encoding 50S ribosomal protein L22 yields the protein MSGRDHPRCKAADVARLAESLGCEVRDLARFTSSVRYSRGSTRKARLVADMVRGRTVEDALNVLAFSPKRAATNVRKALSAAVADAEAAEADVGNLIVAESRVDEGAQIKRFRPKDRGRAHQIIKQTSHITIGVEERG
- the rpsC gene encoding 30S ribosomal protein S3, whose translation is MGQKTHPFGLRLGITEAHRSRWYAPKALYGELLVEDEKIRQHLDKRLNRTPPNAAVSDIHIERTREELKVIIRTARPGLVIGPKGAEVERITQELAYMTGRKVAISIIEIKQPDLDAQLVAEGVAEQLAKRAAFRRVVKTRAEGVMQAGAKGVKILISGRLGGAEMSRQLDVRLGSLPLSTLQAHVDYGFAEARTGYGVIGVKVWIYRGMYDEQQTEEESASRAAGARPRARGRH
- the rplP gene encoding 50S ribosomal protein L16, whose translation is MPPYKIPKRVKYRKEFRRVRDRRATKGNYVAFGDYGLQALEGCWLPSNVIEAGRIAAQHLLKREGKLFIRVFPDKPISKKPLETRMGTGKADVEYWAARVRAGTMLFEIAGVPEDVAKQALSRVAMKMPVRCRFVGRRITA
- the rpmC gene encoding 50S ribosomal protein L29 → MTGPEIRRMKDEELTIELRTLREKLFRMRTQAASEKIEDTSLFRKVRRDIARLETERSRRRASVGARA
- the rpsQ gene encoding 30S ribosomal protein S17: MSEAKTESRTTKIGVVETDGRDKTRKVVVRFTARHPKYGKYVQRRTVLHVHDPENESRRGDVVEVTQCRPVSKTKRWRLVRVVERKSERLIEGA